The uncultured Methanoregula sp. genomic sequence ACTTTTCCCGTTCGAGCAGCCGGAGACCTTCAGTTGCGCTGATGGCAGTAGTTACGGTGAAATCCCCGCTCTTTTCAAGGAATATTCTGCTGCCGTCAAGAAGGGGACGTTCGTCATCAACACAGAGGATGTGATACATGATTGAAAATCCATGGATTATACCGGGACATTAATTTCCACAAATAAATACATATTTCGATAATGATTTCTGAAGAGATTATCCTGGCAGTAAATAAATGTCGTTTTTGGCGAAAACCCGGTATGTACTTCCTTACATGAACATCCCCATTTTTGCCGGAAACAAAAACCAGAATTTATTGCATGTACTTACGAAAGAATACCTGAACGGTGTATCATGAGGCTCGCGGATTGACGTGTGCATACGGGTGCGGGAAATGACTCACTATCTGATAGATATCCGGCTTATGGGTTCCGTGAAGCACCAGATACGCTCGCTCTCCAATCACCTGGAAGAGAAATTTCATCTCGGGAAGAAACTGGTTGTCCCGCATATCACGCTCGCCGGGCCATTTTCAACCGGCGATGAAACAAAACTTGTGGAAGATTTCACGCGGATCTGCAATAACTCAAAGACGATCCCGAAATATGAGGTCGGGGGATACGGGTTTTTTGACGATACAAGGGTTGTTTATGTTACGATAACCCCCGACGAGGCCCTGAAACAATTCCGGTACGAGCTCTCCCGGGCAATCTCCCCGTATTGCACATTACGGGATTATGATCATGATTCTCTTGACGAATTCAGGTTCCATGCAACCCTTGCCATGAAACTTGACTGGCTCACATTCCGGAGAATAAAGTGGTATTTTGCGGATCAGGAACAGGTCATATACCGCCACCACCCGATCCGGGCAACATTGCTCCGTAATTCAAAAATTCTTTGCGAATATGATTTTATCCAGGAGAGGATGCTTACCCGGGCACAGGCACTGAGCAGAGCAACCAGGATGCGGGATTTTGATATTCTCAAAGTCTGGGATGATGGGTGCTGGGAATCCGGGTGAGAGGCCGGAATTTCAGAGACGCGGGTAACACCCGGTTTATTATGCCGCATATCCGGCCCGGTGGCAGGTTAACGCTCGTGGCAGAATTATACCATTCCCTGTCCTCCCGGCTGGCGGATATTTTTTGTGAACGGTTTTACGGGATCAGAACAAGAACGGGCTTCCAGGGTACCGGCAGGTCCATGCAAGGAAACAAAATAATACCCAGGTTACCAAAAGCGCACGGCAACAGTACCCGGCTTTTTATAATTTAACCGTTGATTCTGGTTTATACGAAAGGAGCAGGTGCAGATGACAATTGGGGACAGAACCGGAACTTCCGGTACCGCCATTGCCGTTGATCTTGGGGCAACCAACCTCCGGGTGGGGCTCGTAACCCGGGCCGGAACGATCGAGCGCTTACAAACAGCGGAAATTCCCCATGATCTGCCCGATGAGGGAATTATCACCGGCCTGATCATCCGGACAATACAAACGCTTGTGCCGGACCGGGAGATCGGGGCCCTGGCGGGAATCGGTATCGGGGCAGCCGGGCCGGTCAACCGCTCTCACACGGCGATCGTGCATCCCCCGAACATTGCCCTTGATATCATCCCCCTTTCAGGCCCGCTCGGCGATGAATTTGGTCTCCCGGTACGGCTGGTCAATGACTGCTGTGCGGGTCTCCTCGGGGAGGCTTATTTCGGCGAGGGGGCACGATCCAGGAATTTTGTATACGTGACCATCTCGACCGGCATCGGGGCCGGCATAATCGCAAACGGGAATATTGTTTCCGGAAGGGACGGGAACGCCGGGGAGATCGGCCACCTGTTCGTTGACAGCGGATATAACCTCACCTGCGGGTGCGGGGGGAAGGGACACTGGGAAGGCTATGCGTCCGGCCGGTTCCTGCCCCGGTTCTACCGGGAGTGGCAGAAGAAGAGAGGGATCGTGCCGGGAGACCGTGAGATACTCACTGCCGGGGAGGTCTTTTCCGCCATGCTGGAGAATCCGGGATCCGGTGAAGATGATTTTGCCTGCGAGCTCGGGAGGATCAATGCCCGCGGGATCTCGGACATTATTGTTGCCTACAACCCGGATACCATCGTCTTTGACGGTTCCGTTGTCCTGAAGAACCGGGACCTGATCATCCCGCCTATAGAACGGTATGCCGATCGCTACCTCCCCATGCCGCGACTGGTAGTGAGCGGTCTTGCCGGCCGTGCACCACTTCTCGGGGCATCAGTTATTGCCCATGGATACGACACGCGGTTCGGGTCCGTGGAATAACCGGAGCCTGCGGGATTCGGCAGCCAGTAACATCCCCCTGCAACCCTCACCAATATAAATCCTGTCGTCCTACCGGTACAGCGTGAAGACTGCGATCCTGGGAGGAGGACTTACCGGCCTGACCCTTGCCCGGCTCCTGCACGAACGGGGCGACGAGGTTGTGGTGCTGGAAGCAGAAGGAGAGATTGGCGGGCTCTGCCGTTCAAGAACCACCAGCGGATTTACATTCGATATCGGCGGGTCCCATATCATCTTCTCCCGGGATACCGAAGTGCTCGCGTTCATGCGCCGGATGATCGAAGAGAACGAACAGCGGAACAACCGGCATACGAAGATCTTCTACAAGGGGCAGTATGTCAAGTACCCGTTTGAGAACGGTCTGGCCCAGCTTCCTGAAGAGGACCGGCTTGCCTGCACCTTCGGGTTCATCCGCAACCTCATAGCGGTTGAGAAAGGCGAGGTTCCCCTCCCGGGTAATTTCAAGGAATGGATCTATTACACGTTCGGCGACGGCATTGCCGAGTGCTATCTCGTGCCGTATAACGAGAAAATCTGGAAATACCCGACCGATGAGATGTCGCACCACTGGGTCGACGGCCGCATCCCCCGCCCGCCGGTCGAGGACATCATCAAATCCGCCATCGGGATCGAGACCGAGGGGTACACCCACCAGGCCGTCTTCTCGTACCCGCTTGACGGCGGGATCGAGGCGCTCATAAAAGCCATTGCCCGGCCGGTGCAACAGACCATCCGCACCGGGTTCCGGATCACGTCGGTGAAGAAGTCCGGAAAATCATGGATCGTCAGCAACGGGAAAACAGAGGTGAAGGCCGACCGCGTCATCTCCACCATACCGGTCCAGCACCTCCTTCCCTGCCTTGACGGGGTGCCTGCCCGCGTGAAAGATGCCTGCGGGTCGCTGAAGTACAATTCGCTTGTCTGCGTGAATGTCGGTTACCGCGGGAATGTACCGGAGATCTCGTGGCTGTACCTGCCGGACCCGGCTCTCGGGAAAACCAACCGGGTCTCCTTCCCTTCAAGTTACAGCAGGCACGTTGCCCCGGGCGGGCACAGTGCCGTGCTTGCCGAGATCACGCACCAGCCGGGCGACGAGGTAGCCGGTTTGACGGATGCAGATCTTACACAGGAAGTCCTCTGCATGCTTGAGACCATGAAGATTGGGAAGCGGGAAGATGTTGTCTTCACGTCCGTTGAGCGCCAGCCGTTCGCGTACGTTGTCTATGATCTTGATTACCAGGAGAATATCGGGATTGTCAAAGAGTTCTGCCAGTCTGCGGGCATCCCGCTTGTTGGCCGGTTCTCCCAGTTTGAGTACCTCAACATGGATGGCTGCATCCGCAGTGTCATGGATTTTATCGCGGCATACCCGCCAGAATAACCACCCTTTTTCTCCTTGATTATACATTCTCCCTCCGGAAGGATCTTCAAATGGGAATACGTGTCCCATTTTTCGTACCCGGGACCCGTGAGATTTTCAATGCAGGGCAATACAAGGTCATAAATGGCGATATCGCTTTGCGATTTTCATAAATACCGGCGGATGAAATTTTTTTTATGAAGATCTCCGGAATAACCACAGGACCTTGTAACATGATGGAGTTGATGCCATAACCGGAAACAATCCGTACTCGGACAACACGCACAAGTTTATTGATCGCCGGCCAAACCATCAATCCCCGGCCGAAAAATCCGGGGGCCTGCCATGACCCGGGGACGCCGGCCATACATGGCATTACAGGAAGCGGCCCGGATCGCGGAGATGCGGGGCGAAGTCCGGCATTTCATGCATGGGCCGGACATGATCTGCAACTTTGTGATCTATCCGCCGGGCAGCGTGGCGCATGTCCGGATCAAACGCGTACGGCGTCTCCGCTGCACGCGTGAATCGCTGGAGCGGGAAGCAGCAGAAGAACTCGCAATCCTCCGGTCCATTGCGTCATTGCCCGGAATCTCCCGGGAACTCTGGACCTGTTCGCCCAAAGGCTCCTGCCGGTTCTTCCGGGTCCTGGATACTTCGCTGGTCGAGATTGGCCGCGACGGACTGCTGCTCCTGTCGTCCCAGGAGAATATCGCGGAAAAGACTGTGACTCCCATACGGGTAACGGGGCTATCCGTCGGAGAAAAGGACCCTTCGGAGCATGGGGGGAACGGGGAAAACAGAAAGGATAATTTAACCTCCTTTCGGAAAACGGGGCTCAAATTGGTCGAATCGAGGAAACGGGAAAGAGAGGGGTCAACGGAAAAGGTGCCGAATTCGCAAAATCGGGTGCTATGGGGAGATAAATACGGCAGCATTGGCCCCGGATTCATTTTTTCACCCCGACGCTGAAAAATGCCTAATTAGGTTCAATTGGACGAAGGTTCAGACCAGGGAACAGCGTAAGAGCCGTGTCCGGAAAAGGCGGAGGAGTAATCCGGGGATCCGGTGTTTTCCGTTCCGGGGCCGGAACCGGATTTTTTTAAGTGCGTTCGCGGATCCAGCTGATGCTTCATCACGATCTCACGGTCTGTTTCCGAAAAGATGCCTGCACAGAGATATACCGGTACGATAACATTACTCCCATCACCCTTTATTATCAGCCAGACCAAAAATGATACAGGAGTTTTCCCCCACATGATCTCGGTCATCATCCCCACGTTCAATGAAGAAGAGAATATCGCCCAGTGCCTGGTATCCCTCTGCCACCAGACTGTTCCAAGGAACGAATACGAGATCATTGTCGTGGACGGCGGATCCAAAGACGCAACCTGCGAGATAGCAAAAAAATACGCGGACAAGGTCTTTACCCAGACCAGCAAAAAAGTCGGGGGAGCAAGGAACGACGGGGTTAAGGAAGCGAAAGGGGATATCATCGCGACAACGGATGCCGACTGCATCCTCCCGCGGGACTGGATAGCACGGGTTGGCGAAAATTTCAAAAACCCCGGTGTGGTCCAGCTCTATGGCCCGGTGTACCCCATCGAGGAAGGGCTCGGCAACCGCTTCTCGCTCTTCCTTGCAAACACCTTCTCCCGCATTGGCTACTACAGCCGCACGTTCTATTACACGCTCGGCTGCAACACCGCGTTCCGTAAGGAAGCATTCGAGAAAGCCGGCATGTACCGCTGCATCGATGCCGGGGACGACCTCGAGATTGCCATGCGGATGATAGATCTCGGAAAGATCAAGTTCGACGGGAAACTCAAAGTCGGGTTCTCGATGCGGCGGTACCAGAAATTCGGTACATTCCAGTCCATCTATGAATGGATTTACATTGTTGCGAGCGGCGGGGAGAACGAGAAATATTCCTACACCCAGAAAGAGTACAAGTAACTGGTCCAAAAACATCCATTTTCTGAAACGGGATCTATGAAAAATACAAAAACCGCCGCACAGGAGACCGTTGATCAGAGCATCGCGGCATTCAATGAGAGCGATTTTGCCCGGCTTCTCGGGATGACCGTCACTGATGCCCGGGACGGGTACTCGGAAGTTGTTATGGACTGCACGGGAAAGAAGAACCCGCATGGCGTTGCCCACGGGGGTGCAATCTTTGCCCTTGCCGACCAGGCCTTCGGTATTGCAGCCAACTGTGCCGGGGCCGACCGGGTGGCAGTCTCGGTCCATATCCAGTTCATTGCCCCTGCAACCGGCGCAATGGTTGCCCGGGCAACACGGATTGCCGATAATGGGAAATATTCCACGTTCCGCATCCTGGTATCGGAAGGAGACCGGCTCATAGCAGAGTTTGAAGGCGTTGCCCTGCAGGTCCGTCCTCCGTGCTGATGAGACATGGAAGCCCCCCAAAGGCAACCGCTAAATAGCAGGCAGGGCAAAATAGTCTTTTATGACGGAAAATGTTCAAAAACCCAACGCCCTGCGGCTCGTTGCGGCAGTCATACTCGGCATTATCGTCGGCGCAATCCTGTTCCTTGTAATCGCACTCGTTATCGGGGCCCTCAATGACAAAGCCGGCCTGAATATCCCAATCAACATGCTCATTGCAGAGAATATCTTCAGCCTCGTGCTTCTCATCATCCTGGTGGCGGCGAGTGTCTGGTACTTCTGGTGGAAAGTCTGCACAACACCGCCAACCGAACCTGAAAACGACGATATCCCATAACCCTTTTTATACCATTTCAATCCGGCCGGGATATCCGGGAGTATTCCGGCTCCCGGTGCATTGCAGCTGACGGGCAGGTTACCGGATGGCAGCGAATCCCAAAAAACAGGGCCGGAAACGTAGTGAACTGCCATTTTTGTAACCGGTTTTTTCAACTGCCGGGTTCAATAATACGAAGTATCCTATGAAGATGACCCGCATGCCGTTACATGGATCAGAAGATGCAATCCATGCAGCAGAAAAAGAACGGGAATCAGCCATATTCTTAAATCTTCTTGCAGCGGTTGCTCCAGCCATCCCCAAGCTCGCCGCAGCGGTTCTCTCCGGGTCAGTAACGCTCTATGCATCGGCCCTTAAGACGATCAACGAGGCCATCGGCGTCTTTGTCTCATGGATGATCGCCCGCAAAATTGCACGGGGCGATCCCGGTATCTACGATTACGGCATGGGAAAATTCGAGAACATAGCGCGGATCATCACCGGCAGCGTGATGCTCATATCATTTGTAATTCTTATCTTTGCCGCATCCTACCGGATTCTCGTTCCGGCACCTCTCGGGAGCGGAGGAGTCCAGTTCGGGATTATCATCGTCGTAATCATGGTTGCTGTCGATGCGTATCTCTCGATCCGCAGTTACCGGATTGCCATGCGGGAATCCTCCCCCCTCATGGATTCCCAGTGGCACCTTTTCCGGTTGAAGGCTGTTGCAAATCTCGTGGTTCTCTTGACGCTGATCTTCGCGACACTCTGCGCAGGTCTGCCATGGGCTGTATATATCGACCCGGTTGCTTCGTTTGCGGTCATTGGTCTTCTCTTCTATTCCGGACTCCGGATGATCGTAGCATCGCTCCCGGATCTCCTTGACCAGACTCTTGAAGAAGAACTCCAGCTCGTCGTTGTGAAAGAACTGGCAGACCATTTTCACAACTACGAACAGCTCCACGGAGTGAAGTCGCGGCGGAGCGGTGGAAGCGTATATGTCGATATCTTCTTAGAGTTCCGGGGAGACCTGCAGATGTGTGATATTCAGGATATTATCGACCGTATGAAAATATCCCTTGAGTCCAAAATACCAAAAAGTACGGTGAATGTCATAACCACGAACAGCAGGTGCAAACGGGGCAGGCTCTGAAAAAACGCACGGAACCTGGGGATTAGCCAAGGTCGGTGATCTGTTTTAACGGGCCGGGCACGATACGGTTCACCGTCAGTGGCTGGACATTCGGCAGACTCATAGTGATCGTGAAGGACGTGCCGGGCGGCATGTTTGCAGAGGGAGCTACAAGGATGGTGAAGACCTCGTTGGGCTCGAGAATGTTATTGGCATTGGCGGTCGTGCCTGGGAGAAAACCCCGTTTCTGGAGGATGGACCATCCCGGGCGGACCAGGTGGCCGCTCTCCTTCCAGGGCAGGGTCTCGCTTCCCTGCGGGGTCGTAACAATGACCGTAGCCAGGGTGAGATCATCACCGGTCCCGGTCTCCCAGTTCAGCCGCAGCGAAGCGAGCCGCAGGTTCAGCCGGACCGCCTCGATGCCGGAATACCCGCCGGCTGGCTGTACTGCAGGACTGTTTGCGGGAGTGCCCACGACACCGGCATATCCCATGACCGGTCCTTCCAGGGCCAGGTTATCGGTGAAGGTTTTCATGGATGTGGACACAGCCTGACCGGAAGAATAGCTTGGAAGGATAAAGAAGGAATGCAGTGCGAGAGATATGATGATGACGGCCAGGAACAGGAAGAGGAAACGATAGAGGTACCCGCTTTCTGACATGTCCCGGCTGCTCATGGATAAGCGAGGATGTTACAAAATAAAAAGGATTCCAAATAAAAATCAGAGTGCCGGTTTCTTCTTCAGTGCACAAAGAAGGAGTTTCACACCGGCCTCGAGATCAGCGAGGTCGAGAACTTCCACGGGCGAGTGGATATACCGGGACGGAATGCTGAGGGTCGTGCTCGGGATTCCGCCTTTTGTAAGATGGATAGCCGTTGCATCCGTTGTTCCGCCGCTTCCAACCTCGAACTGGACCGGGATATTCTCTTCCTCCCCGGCTTCCCGGAGCCACTGCACGACTT encodes the following:
- a CDS encoding hotdog fold thioesterase — translated: MKNTKTAAQETVDQSIAAFNESDFARLLGMTVTDARDGYSEVVMDCTGKKNPHGVAHGGAIFALADQAFGIAANCAGADRVAVSVHIQFIAPATGAMVARATRIADNGKYSTFRILVSEGDRLIAEFEGVALQVRPPC
- a CDS encoding 2'-5' RNA ligase family protein; amino-acid sequence: MTHYLIDIRLMGSVKHQIRSLSNHLEEKFHLGKKLVVPHITLAGPFSTGDETKLVEDFTRICNNSKTIPKYEVGGYGFFDDTRVVYVTITPDEALKQFRYELSRAISPYCTLRDYDHDSLDEFRFHATLAMKLDWLTFRRIKWYFADQEQVIYRHHPIRATLLRNSKILCEYDFIQERMLTRAQALSRATRMRDFDILKVWDDGCWESG
- a CDS encoding FAD-dependent oxidoreductase, translating into MKTAILGGGLTGLTLARLLHERGDEVVVLEAEGEIGGLCRSRTTSGFTFDIGGSHIIFSRDTEVLAFMRRMIEENEQRNNRHTKIFYKGQYVKYPFENGLAQLPEEDRLACTFGFIRNLIAVEKGEVPLPGNFKEWIYYTFGDGIAECYLVPYNEKIWKYPTDEMSHHWVDGRIPRPPVEDIIKSAIGIETEGYTHQAVFSYPLDGGIEALIKAIARPVQQTIRTGFRITSVKKSGKSWIVSNGKTEVKADRVISTIPVQHLLPCLDGVPARVKDACGSLKYNSLVCVNVGYRGNVPEISWLYLPDPALGKTNRVSFPSSYSRHVAPGGHSAVLAEITHQPGDEVAGLTDADLTQEVLCMLETMKIGKREDVVFTSVERQPFAYVVYDLDYQENIGIVKEFCQSAGIPLVGRFSQFEYLNMDGCIRSVMDFIAAYPPE
- a CDS encoding ROK family protein encodes the protein MTIGDRTGTSGTAIAVDLGATNLRVGLVTRAGTIERLQTAEIPHDLPDEGIITGLIIRTIQTLVPDREIGALAGIGIGAAGPVNRSHTAIVHPPNIALDIIPLSGPLGDEFGLPVRLVNDCCAGLLGEAYFGEGARSRNFVYVTISTGIGAGIIANGNIVSGRDGNAGEIGHLFVDSGYNLTCGCGGKGHWEGYASGRFLPRFYREWQKKRGIVPGDREILTAGEVFSAMLENPGSGEDDFACELGRINARGISDIIVAYNPDTIVFDGSVVLKNRDLIIPPIERYADRYLPMPRLVVSGLAGRAPLLGASVIAHGYDTRFGSVE
- a CDS encoding cation transporter, translated to MKMTRMPLHGSEDAIHAAEKERESAIFLNLLAAVAPAIPKLAAAVLSGSVTLYASALKTINEAIGVFVSWMIARKIARGDPGIYDYGMGKFENIARIITGSVMLISFVILIFAASYRILVPAPLGSGGVQFGIIIVVIMVAVDAYLSIRSYRIAMRESSPLMDSQWHLFRLKAVANLVVLLTLIFATLCAGLPWAVYIDPVASFAVIGLLFYSGLRMIVASLPDLLDQTLEEELQLVVVKELADHFHNYEQLHGVKSRRSGGSVYVDIFLEFRGDLQMCDIQDIIDRMKISLESKIPKSTVNVITTNSRCKRGRL
- a CDS encoding glycosyltransferase; translated protein: MISVIIPTFNEEENIAQCLVSLCHQTVPRNEYEIIVVDGGSKDATCEIAKKYADKVFTQTSKKVGGARNDGVKEAKGDIIATTDADCILPRDWIARVGENFKNPGVVQLYGPVYPIEEGLGNRFSLFLANTFSRIGYYSRTFYYTLGCNTAFRKEAFEKAGMYRCIDAGDDLEIAMRMIDLGKIKFDGKLKVGFSMRRYQKFGTFQSIYEWIYIVASGGENEKYSYTQKEYK